The Thermoplasmata archaeon genome includes the window GGTTGCCCCGCATGTGCATCGCGACGGCCCCCACCCGGGCCGTGGCCAGGAGGCGGATCATCGCAGGGTCCTGCAGCCCCGAGACGTCGTTCACGATCGAGGCCCCCATGTGGATGGCCTTCTCCGCGACCTCGGGTTTCATCGTGTCGATGGATAGGGGCACGTCGACCTTTCGGCCCAGCGTTTCGAACACGGGGCGCACGCGCCGCCACTCCTCCGCGGCAGGCACGGGATCGGACCGGGGGCGGGTCGACTCGCCCCCGATGTCAATGAGGTCGGCGCCCTCCTCGATCATGGCCTCGCCTCGGCGGATCGCGGCGTCGGGTTCGAAGTAGAGACCTCCATCCGAGAAGGAATCCGGGGTCACGTTGAGGACGCCCATGACCCGCGTGCGGTCGAGCACGAGCTCGCCCGTGCGGTGCTTCCAGATCTTCGCGGGTCTCGCCATGCGAGGACCATCGGCGGTGGCGTATTTCAGGGTGAGCCGGGACCGCGCAGGAACTTTATACCGCCAAAGGTTTGGGCGGGAGGCCATGCGCGTCCTGTTCCTCCACGTGGACTACCTCGAGTACGAGGTCACGGGAAAGGCGTTGAAGTCCATCGGCGAGATCCCCAAAGAGCGGAAGCACGGCCGGGTCGAGGAGGCGCTCGTCTGCTTCATCAGCGCGGAGAAGCGGGACGAGGGGGATACCAAGGCGGCCGCCCTGGCCGCCGCGAGGAACATCGAGGACGTCGCGGGCCAGGTTCGCACGAGACGCATCGCCCTCTACCCCTACGCCCATCTCAGCTCGGACCTGGCGGGTCCGGAACCCGCCCAGGCCGTCCTCGCGGCGCTGGAAGCCGAGCTTACGAAGCGCGGGTACGAGGTCCACGCCTCGCCGTTCGGGTACTACAAGTCCTTCCGGGTGAGCGTCAAGGGGCACCCGCTCAGCGAACTCTCCCGCGAGATCGTCGCGGAAGCCGCGGCGACTCCGGCCGAGTCCAAGGAGATGGCGAACGAGGCTCTGAAGGCGGAGCAGAGGCTCGTCTCGCGCTGGTACATCCTCGAGCCGACCGGGGGATTCCACCCGCTCTCCATCCAAGACGGCAAGGTCGCGGGGTTCGAGTTCGCGACCCACGACCGGTTGCGACGGTTCGCCCAGTATGAGATGGCGAAGTCCCGCGAGGTCAAGGAGGAGCCGCCCCACGTTCGTCTCATGCAGGAGCTCGAGCTTGTGGACTACGAACCGGGCTCGGACCCGGGCAACCTGCGGTTCTACCCGCGGGGTCGACTGATCAAGGCCCTCGTCGAGGAGTTCGTCTCCCGCCGCATCCGCGAGTATGGCGCCATGGAGGTGGAGTGCCCGGTCATGTACGACTTCGAGCACCCGGCCCTGAAATCCTACTTGAACCGCTTCCCCGCCCGACAGTACGTCGTCCAGACGCCGAACAAGAAAGCCTTCCTCCGCTTCAGCGCCTGCTTCGGCCAGTTCCTGATCATGAAGGACATGGTCCTGTCGTACAAGCAGCTCCCCCTCCCGCTTTACGAACTCACTCGCTACTCGTTCCGCGCGGAGCAGCGGGGCGAACTGGCCGGCCTCCGGCGGCTCCGAGCCTTCACCATGCCCGACTGCCACGCCCTGGTCGCGGACGTCGCCAAGGCGAAGGAGCACATGATGGTCCGCTTCGAGGTCGCGTGGAAGCTCATGGAAGACATGGGCTTCTCCATGCCCGACGACTTCGAGGTCGGCCTTCGCGTCACGGAGCCCTTCTGGAAGGAGCACGGGGAGTTCGTGAAGGCGTACGCAAAGCGCTGGGGCAAGCCTATCCTCGTCGAGATGTGGTCCGACCAGTTCTTCTACTTCATCCTGAAGTACGAGTGGAACTTCGTCGACGCAAACGACAAGGCCGCGGCGCTGACCACGGACCAGATCGACACGGAGAACGCGGAGCGCTTCGGGATCACGTACGTGGACGAGACGGGGCGGAAGCGGTACCCCTACATCCTGCACTTGTCCCCGAGCGGCGCCGTCGAGCGCGTGCTCTACGCGCTCCTCGAGAAGGCCGCCGCGGACATCAAGGCGGGCAAGCCGCCCATGCTTCCCCTGTGGCTATCGCCCACCCAGGTCCGAATCATCCCCGTCAGCGAGGACCAGCTCGAACACGCGCGGAAGCTCTTGGCCGCGTTCGATGGGGTGCGGGCGGACCTCGACGACACGAGCGACACCCTGGGCAAGAAGATCCGCCGCGCGGAGAAGGAGTGGGTCCCGTACATCGTCGTC containing:
- a CDS encoding threonine--tRNA ligase, which translates into the protein MRVLFLHVDYLEYEVTGKALKSIGEIPKERKHGRVEEALVCFISAEKRDEGDTKAAALAAARNIEDVAGQVRTRRIALYPYAHLSSDLAGPEPAQAVLAALEAELTKRGYEVHASPFGYYKSFRVSVKGHPLSELSREIVAEAAATPAESKEMANEALKAEQRLVSRWYILEPTGGFHPLSIQDGKVAGFEFATHDRLRRFAQYEMAKSREVKEEPPHVRLMQELELVDYEPGSDPGNLRFYPRGRLIKALVEEFVSRRIREYGAMEVECPVMYDFEHPALKSYLNRFPARQYVVQTPNKKAFLRFSACFGQFLIMKDMVLSYKQLPLPLYELTRYSFRAEQRGELAGLRRLRAFTMPDCHALVADVAKAKEHMMVRFEVAWKLMEDMGFSMPDDFEVGLRVTEPFWKEHGEFVKAYAKRWGKPILVEMWSDQFFYFILKYEWNFVDANDKAAALTTDQIDTENAERFGITYVDETGRKRYPYILHLSPSGAVERVLYALLEKAAADIKAGKPPMLPLWLSPTQVRIIPVSEDQLEHARKLLAAFDGVRADLDDTSDTLGKKIRRAEKEWVPYIVVVGKKEIESGKLNVRVRATKEQKEMTATELRGLVLDRIAGRPFRPLAEHGLISARPTFRG
- the folP gene encoding dihydropteroate synthase; amino-acid sequence: MARPAKIWKHRTGELVLDRTRVMGVLNVTPDSFSDGGLYFEPDAAIRRGEAMIEEGADLIDIGGESTRPRSDPVPAAEEWRRVRPVFETLGRKVDVPLSIDTMKPEVAEKAIHMGASIVNDVSGLQDPAMIRLLATARVGAVAMHMRGNPKTMQEHPQYADVVGEVKAFLATRISSLEAAGLPSEAIAIDPGVGFGKSLDHNLALLRELDQLAGLGHPVVVGVSRKSFIGKLGAGEPGERLPGSLAAAVLAVSRGANVVRAHDVLETVRALSVADAVLRTSAGPGPARARY